A region from the Benincasa hispida cultivar B227 chromosome 8, ASM972705v1, whole genome shotgun sequence genome encodes:
- the LOC120083579 gene encoding uncharacterized protein LOC120083579: MQPPQPPPPSVSLHSNFFSSLKQVEKRLKLDHQSQRDVLHPPPSFPVETNSSSSTEDSLSTPMYLHFPQTNTCSALQESSEPPLEFLSNSSQSPPSHPKSESNPSKHIDRGQNCVVGDIQRLIQLLGLGNSCDEMELGAKNGCNGCEGCESGFYSKIVGLKGPKCKKEVERLNGWIEFFSNGGGEEERLEPLRLAYLLFGKSVFASNGDDGCLEGMEFPSTVEDFLLNDPPA; the protein is encoded by the exons ATGCAGCCGCCGCAGCCACCGCCACCGTCTGTATctcttcactccaatttcttttCCTCGCTAAAGCAG GTCGAAAAGCGCCTAAAATTAGACCATCAATCGCAACGGGACGTTCTTCATCCACCACCGTCATTTCCAGTAGAAACCAATTCTTCTTCGTCGACCGAAGATTCACTGAGCACTCCCATGTACCTTCATTTCCCCCAAACCAACACATGCTCCGCCCTACAAGAAAGCAGCGAACCGCCACTCGAATTCCTCTCAAATTCCTCCCAATCTCCACCATCCCATCCGAAATCAGAATCGAATCCTTCGAAACACATCGATCGTGGCCAAAATTGTGTTGTAGGCGACATTCAACGGCTAATTCAACTCTTAGGGTTAGGAAATTCGTGTGACGAAATGGAATTAGGAGCTAAGAATGGCTGTAATGGCTGTGAGGGTTGTGAAAGTGGGTTTTATAGTAAGATCGTTGGCCTGAAAGGCCCTAAATGTAAAAAGGAGGTGGAGAGACTAAATGGATGGATTGAGTTCTTTAGTAATGGTGGCGGTGAAGAAGAGAGATTAGAGCCTCTTAGATTGGCGTATTTGCTGTTCGGGAAATCTGTTTTTGCTTCTAACGGCGATGATGGGTGTTTGGAAGGAATGGAATTCCCTTCAACTGTAGAGGACTTCTTGCTGAATGATCCTCCTGCATAA